The Chitinophaga caeni genome segment GGTCTACACCGACCAATAAAGCCAAGCCTTCTAACGGAATGATTTTCAATGCTGTTAAGGTGGATGTCAATACCAGGAATCCGCTACCGGTAACTCCCGCGGCGCCTTTACTGGTCAACATCAGCACACCGATAATCGTCAGCTCCTGGCCGAGCGTAAGATCGATATGAAACAACTGTGCTAAAAAAATAATTGCTAAGCTCAGGTAAATACTCGTTCCATCCAAGTTGAAACTGTAACCCGCGGGGATCACGAGCCCAACAACACTTTTATGACAACCGGCGGCTTCCAGTTTTTCCATGACATTCGGCAATACGGCTTCGCTGCTGCTCGATCCCAGCACAATGAGAATTTCGGATTTGATATAACCTAGTAATTTCCATAAGCTGAATCCATTCAACTTCAATATCGAGTACAGCACTACGAAAATAAACACTAATCCAGTCGCGTAAAAGGTAATTAATAATTTCCCAAGCACGGCCAGGGTATCAAAGCCGAACGTCCCGATCGTGTATGCCATCCCACCAAAAGCGCCCAAAGGGCTCACCCTGATCACGATATGCAGGATATTAAACAGCACTTGATTGATCTTCTCACAGGCTTGCACAACGGTTTGCCCGGTGGAGCCCATCTTGCCTACGGCCAATGCAAATAATATCCCGAAGAACAACACTTGCACGATATCACCTTTCGCGAAAGCTTCGACCACGTTACCCGGGATGATATGCACGAAGAACTCCATCCAATCTATTCCACCTGTTGCGGAAGCAACTGCGCCGGCGCCTTCATGGGCCACCTTTGCGGCATCTACTCCCGAACCCGGTTTAATCAAATTTGCGGTAATAAGGCCGATGATGATGGCGATCGTCGTGATAATTTCAAAATAAACGATCGCTTTCAAACCGATGCGGCCCACCTTCTTGATATCCCCCGCTTTGGCGATTCCCACCACGATACTAAGAAAGATTACCGGCGCGATAATCATCTTGATCAGGTTGATGAACATATCGCTGATATGCTTTGCCGTGGGTGCAAAACCGGGAAAATAATGTCCGACGAGGATGCCTATCACGATGGCTATAAGCACCTGTACATAAAGTGTTTTCAGGTATTTCACTATTTTTTCAATTTATGGGTTCATCCCCCTGGCAAATTGCATGTGAATGATCTTTCTGTGATAACTAGTAATTGTTATTTAAAAATGGGTCGCGATACTAAGGGGTATTCTATCGCGACCCATTTAAGGGCATTAATGGTAACCGGGATTCTGATCGATCACCCTCCCGGTATTCGAATCGATAAA includes the following:
- the dctA gene encoding C4-dicarboxylate transporter DctA; translated protein: MKYLKTLYVQVLIAIVIGILVGHYFPGFAPTAKHISDMFINLIKMIIAPVIFLSIVVGIAKAGDIKKVGRIGLKAIVYFEIITTIAIIIGLITANLIKPGSGVDAAKVAHEGAGAVASATGGIDWMEFFVHIIPGNVVEAFAKGDIVQVLFFGILFALAVGKMGSTGQTVVQACEKINQVLFNILHIVIRVSPLGAFGGMAYTIGTFGFDTLAVLGKLLITFYATGLVFIFVVLYSILKLNGFSLWKLLGYIKSEILIVLGSSSSEAVLPNVMEKLEAAGCHKSVVGLVIPAGYSFNLDGTSIYLSLAIIFLAQLFHIDLTLGQELTIIGVLMLTSKGAAGVTGSGFLVLTSTLTALKIIPLEGLALLVGVDRFMSEGRALINVIGNTVATIVIAKNEKLINVKQYKSVVEHRGKHHQHGIEEAEVIALENEKV